TGAGCCGGAGCAATTAGACGCAGCAGTAGAGTCCGATCGGGTAGATCCCCTTGCCTCCAGTGAGGGTCTGCTGCCTGGAGACATGCCTACTCAGGACTCGATCGAGAATTTCACCCTTGCTGAGGATAGGCCTGTGGCCACCACCCTGCGACCCTTGAATTTGCAGGAGCGCTTCTTGAATCGCCTGAATGCTCTGGCAGAGGATGCGGAACTCTCCCAGCAATTGCGGGATGCCTGTGCGGAGCCGGAAGTGGGGACTAGCGATGAATTGCCCCCTCCGGCTGATCTGGAACCCTCCTCGGATGCCTGGGCAGAGGAGTCAACTGAGCCCTTGGCCCCAGTCCTGTTTACCCCTGAGGAGCCGGAGGTGCATCCAGTTTTGCCGGAGGATGAGTGGGCGGCCCGTGAAATTGTGGTGGATGATGATCTGGCCCCTGGGGCAGAGCCGATCGCTGAGCAGGTTCCAGAGTCAGCCGTGCTGGTCCTGTCTCCAGATGCCGATCCGGTGCCTGTTCCAGACCTGGAAATTCCAGCCGGAGAGCTGATAGCCGAAAAACCGGTGAATGTGCGGGTGCGCTTGCCGGGACAAGCGCCACGGGCTTCTGTAAAAGTCTGGATTAACGATCGCCAGACCAATTCCTTGCTAGACGGTCCCTGGTCCTTGGTGAATTTTACGCCGGATGGCAATGGCCAGATTGAGGCTACTATGCAATTGCAAGTGCCACCGGGAAGTCTGGAAGTTCAATTTGAGGCGATTGCGATCGAACTACACAGCCAGCGGCAGAGCCGTAAGGCAACCTGTAGTCGGATGGTGATTCCACCTGATCTACCAGACCTGGGTTTAGATGAGTTGGATGATCTTTAAGACGTAGGGGGAATTTCCCTCTTTTCCTTCCCCTTTGAAGCTACTGCATATACAGATCTCTGAAAAGTTTGGCTCAAGTCAGCAGACTCGTGTGAAATCCCCTCTCGGGAGGGGTGGCCCGCAGGGCCGGGGTGGGTCTAGGAACGGGAGCAGGAGCGTTGAACCCACCCCTACCCCTCCCAGGAGGGGATTATGGGTACACAGTAGCCTTTGAGGGGGCTGCCGCAGACAAAACTCAATTTCTATCTGCGGGGGTCAACACCAATTTTTTTGCCTATGAAGGCAAATTATGGGAACCTTCCTGAGTATCGCTACGGATCGCTGGATCTATTGCCTGGGGATCGGGCATATTAGTATTTGTTTCAACAATTGTTTCTAACCCTCACACTCTTCCTCCTCCTCCGGAATCATTCATCTGCAACTGATGGGTGAGTCACTCTACCCAAAGTCTGATCGATTACGGGGTGATGTCTTGCCCTCGATACCCAGGATCACGATGATGATCGGCCTTAAGCCCGATATGGGATGGTACTGAATGTCTGCCATACGGGTGTTCTATGCAACCCCTCGGATGGGCCGAATGGTGCAAACTTATTTTGAATGGGCACGACTGGCATCGGCCTTGTGGATGTCAGGCCTCTTATTTAAAGAGCCTTAATAACCGGGATTATGAAAAGTAAGAAGACAGAACTAGGTATTGATCCCTCATCATCGAATCTGGACGCTGAGGAGCGCCAGGAGAATCACTCCCCAGACCCTTCTGCTCCAACGGAAGAGCCCGACCCTGCACCCGTAACCCTGCCTCACCGGCCTCAACCCAAGTATCGAGGGTTGTTCTGGTCTCTGTTTCGTCTGGTTTTGCTGGGAGCCAGTTCTGGTACTGCAGTAGCGGGTTTTATCTGGTTAACCCAGGTTCCTCCCACCCCGGACTGTGGGAAACCTGTGACCCTGAGTCAAGATGAAGACAAGCTGTATTGTATTCAGCAGGCTGCCTTCTCTGGAGATTTGAAGAAGCTCCAGGTTGGAATTAAGTTAGTCAAAAACTGGCCTAAAGATGATCCCCGCTATGCTCAGGCCCAGCAATTTCTAAAGCAATGGTCAACCCAGGTTCTGTCGATCGCCCGTCAGCAGGCTGGACGGAACCAGGTCAAACAGGCGATCGCGACAGCCCAATCTATTCCGAATAGCAGTCCATTGTATCGAGACGCCCAAACTGCGATCGCCGCATGGAAGCGGGATCAAGATCAGGGTTCTCTGGTCTATGACAAATTCATTGCTGCCCTGCAATCCCAGAAATGGGCAGAAGCTTCAGACCAGATCCTGGCCCTGTCTCGTTTGCCGAGTAGCCACTGGCGGCAGCGCATCCAGGGGCTGCGTCAGCAGCTCACCGCAGAACGACAGGCATGGGAGTATCTCCAGGAGGCCAGAGCACTGGCGGACTCAGGCAGCCCAGAACTGTTGGGTGAGGCGATTGCCCTAGCCCAAAAAATTGGTCCTAAGCGCTTGAATCGACCGGAAGCCCAGGCGGAGATTGTGCGTTGGAGTCGTAGTTTGCTAGAGACAGCTACGGTCCAACTGCAGGCTCAGGACTTCACGGGGGCGATTGTGGTGGCCCAATTCATTCCCCCGAAGTCATCTGTGGGTGAAAAGGCTAAAACCTTGATTCAGTTTGTGCAGGCACAGCAATTGACCGATCCAGAAGTCGCAGCCAGAGAACCGGTTCCCAATCAATTCAAAATCTACTGGTCAGCCGTGACAGCAGGGCGACAACTCGCGTCGGATCAGCCTCTGTTTGCGATCGTTCAGCCGCTGCTGCCTGTGTGGGAGGAGCAACTGAAGGATTTGACTCGGCTGCAGGTTGCCCAGACTTTGGCCGGTCTGGGACAACTCTACCCCCTCCAACTGGCCATTCAAGAAGCAAAGGCGATTCCTCCGGGGCGAATTCAGCGGCTGCGAGCCCAAACCCTGGTGGCGAGTTGGCGCAAGGAGATGCAACGGTTGGTTGATCGTCCCTATCTGCTGCAGGCCCAGAATCTGGCTGCGGGAGGCCGATTGGAGGATCTGGAGGCGGCGATCGCGAAAGCCAATTTGATTCTTCCTGGTCGGCCCCTGCGATTGGAGGCCCAAAGCCTGATTGCTCGCTGGAAGCGCGAGATTCTGATTCTGGAAGATCAACCCATTTTGGAGCGGGCCCAAATCCTTGCTCAACAGCAGAAGTATCCGGAAGCAATCGCCCTGGCTAATCGAGTTGGTCCGGAACGGCCTCTCTACCGGCTGGCCCAGAGTGCAGCAAACCAGTGGGCAGGGCAGATTCGCCTCCTGGCCGATCAGGCAACACTGACAGAAGCCAATACCCTGGCCTCTGCTAGAAACTTTCTGGCTGCGATCGAAGTAGCCTCCCAACTGCCTCCTGAAAGTCCCCTCTATAATGAAGCTCAGACTGCGATCTCCATCTGGAGTACAGAGCAGTCCTATGAAGCCCCGATTGAACCGGAGAAAACGCCCCCGACGGCCACGATTTCGCCTCAAACGAGTCCTGTGCCGTAGGAATAGGCTCTCCCCAGGGATTTTCCAACCATCCTTGCCGATGAATCGTGAAACTGGGGCGGGGATACGCAGATTCTGAGACGTGAGAGCACGATGAGCAGGCCGCCCTACCAATTATTGCTGGTTGAACCCGATCCGGTGTTCCGTCTGGGATTGCGTGTCGCCCTGGAGAATCTGCCTGATTGCCAGGTTGCTGCTGAAGCAGAGCAAGAGCAGGAAGCCTTGCAGGCTCTGGCAAGTGCCCCAACTGCGATCGATCTGATGATTCTGGAGCTCTATCTTACCCGGGCTCAACCCAATGGCGCTGCTGGATTGGCCCTGTGTCAGGCAGTGAGAACCCAGTATCCCCAGATTCCCATTTTGCTCCTGACAACTGCCATGGAGCCAACTTCCCTCTTTGCAGCCCAACAACTGGGTGTAGCAGGGTACTGTCTCAAGGGCACGTCCCTCCCAACATTGGCCGTGGTGATCCGTCAGGTGATTGCTGGCCAGACCTGTTGGCCCCCAGCCTTGCCGAGGGTGGAGGCGACTTCGGAGTTAGGAACCCTGGCTAGCTGGCGTCCGCTGGCAACGCTGCGGGAAAAAACCCGCCGGTATGGGTTGCGGCAGATCGAGGCTGCCCTGGCAGAAGTGACAACCCAGTTGCAGGGTCAGCCTTCCCTTCTGGACCGGACCATTCTGGCGGGGCGGCATCGGGAGTTGCGAACCGCTCACTGGTTGGTTAACCAGTTACTGGCTGCAGCATCACCAGTCCAGGAACTGAGATCGTCGCCCTCCCCAACGCTGTCAGTCGTTCCGCCTGCTCCACCTGTGCCTGCTCTGGCTCTCCCCCGATCGATCTCCGATTCCTCCCGACAGGGAACACTCCAGCCTTCGTCTTTGGAGTCGGTGCTGCTTGATGCGACAGTCATCAAACTCCAGTCTGGCCTGCAAAATCTGACCCCCACCGTACTCGAAATTGAGCTGTTGCGGGAAGACAAACGACGGGAATTGCTGTACTTAGTGTTGCGTAAGATCGAGGATATTCTGAGTGAGCTGCGCTTTTCGCAAATTCAGGTGGACCAGGTGGGGATGAAACGGGACAGGCTGGTGCGGGATTTGTGGCAGGCGGTCCTGACCGATTTCTTTGGCAAGTACTATACGGTGCAGTTGCTGTCGGGGCAGCAGGTGGAGGTCGTCAAGACCCTGTTACAGGATCAGGTAGGGGGAGCAGCGGCCATTCTGAACGCCATACCCCTCGTCCCCGAATTGCTGGCCCATCTACTGTTTCATACCCCCCTGCTGGTGGATAACCAGACCTGCGAGGCCGGTTCTCCGGAAGCGATGCTACGCAGCGAAGCACTGCTCCAGAATCTGATGATTCAGGTGGCCAATGCCGTTATGCAGCCCTTACTGAATCACTTTGCGGATGTGGAAGCCATTAAGCAGGGTTTTTACGATCGACGGCTGATTTCTACCCGTGACATTGAACGATTTCGGAACCACCTCTCCTGGAAATACCGCCTTTACCAATATGTAGGTGAACCTAAAGCGATCTTTGAGAGTCAGTATCCCCTATTGATTCTGGCAGAGGTTGGGATTAAACAGATGATGATTTACGCACCTCGACGGCAGGAACTGGATCAGCTCTCTGGCTTGCAGTATACGGTTACGCTGGTGCTGGAAGCACGGGATGCGATCGCACCCCGATTACAATCGGCCTTCTCATTTTTGGGAACTGGGCTGGTCTATGTGCTGACGGAAGTCATCGGACGGGGAATTGGCCTGATTGGGCGGGGCGTGTTGCAGGGAATTGGGAACATCTGGCAGGAGAATCGCTTCGATCGCAGCAGCAATCGCCGCTTTTGAGGAGCAACCTGTGCCCAACCTTCTTAGTACAGGGCCATCGTCATTTGGCGGCGATAGGTTTTGCTCAGGGGATGATCATCCCCCAGCAAGTCAAAGATCGTAATCATCGTTTTACGAGCAGCGTCATTGCCATATTTCCGATCGCGGGTCAATACCTGCAGCAATAGCTCCAACGCAGCCTCATACGCTTCATCCACGGTCAACTGTAGACTCTGAAAGAACAACTGGCCGAGTTCGTCGTCAGGCGGGGGTTCTGCTAGCTGCCGTTTTAGATGAATCAGTCCTTTCAGACCTCGGGCGGCGATGTAATCGTCCTTCTCATCTGCTTGCACCAGGGCTAGCAGTTTCTCGGCTGGTTCCAGAATATTCAGACTGATCAAAAATCGGGCTCCGATCAGGAGCACTTGGCGATTGCTGGGATATTTTTCCAGCAGCGATTGCACCAGAGGCGGAACTTTAGCGACCTCCCCGGCTGCGATCGTCTGTTGCAACGTTTCTAATCCAAGTTCCAGATCTGATTTCAGATTCAGCTTCACCAGGAGTTCTCGCAGTTGGGGCTCTG
This genomic stretch from Leptolyngbya sp. 'hensonii' harbors:
- a CDS encoding DUF3685 domain-containing protein; this encodes MSRPPYQLLLVEPDPVFRLGLRVALENLPDCQVAAEAEQEQEALQALASAPTAIDLMILELYLTRAQPNGAAGLALCQAVRTQYPQIPILLLTTAMEPTSLFAAQQLGVAGYCLKGTSLPTLAVVIRQVIAGQTCWPPALPRVEATSELGTLASWRPLATLREKTRRYGLRQIEAALAEVTTQLQGQPSLLDRTILAGRHRELRTAHWLVNQLLAAASPVQELRSSPSPTLSVVPPAPPVPALALPRSISDSSRQGTLQPSSLESVLLDATVIKLQSGLQNLTPTVLEIELLREDKRRELLYLVLRKIEDILSELRFSQIQVDQVGMKRDRLVRDLWQAVLTDFFGKYYTVQLLSGQQVEVVKTLLQDQVGGAAAILNAIPLVPELLAHLLFHTPLLVDNQTCEAGSPEAMLRSEALLQNLMIQVANAVMQPLLNHFADVEAIKQGFYDRRLISTRDIERFRNHLSWKYRLYQYVGEPKAIFESQYPLLILAEVGIKQMMIYAPRRQELDQLSGLQYTVTLVLEARDAIAPRLQSAFSFLGTGLVYVLTEVIGRGIGLIGRGVLQGIGNIWQENRFDRSSNRRF
- a CDS encoding tetratricopeptide repeat protein, with the translated sequence MGFSVEVTSNNFDAEVVQRSYEKPVLVDFFAQWCGPCKLLKPMLEKLLQEYDFVLAQVDIDANPDLAQTFGVQGVPDVKIFLQGAVQEGFVGVLPEPQLRELLVKLNLKSDLELGLETLQQTIAAGEVAKVPPLVQSLLEKYPSNRQVLLIGARFLISLNILEPAEKLLALVQADEKDDYIAARGLKGLIHLKRQLAEPPPDDELGQLFFQSLQLTVDEAYEAALELLLQVLTRDRKYGNDAARKTMITIFDLLGDDHPLSKTYRRQMTMALY